The proteins below are encoded in one region of Thermococcus sp. 21S7:
- a CDS encoding MFS transporter has protein sequence MRKRLLALISLGWVFNYAHRMAIPPLIPMIKAELGINNAEAGLLMTALLLPYALIQVPAGYIGDRFGRKRLLVLSIIGYSLSSALIIFAREYWELLAVRALYGLFSGLYYAPATALISEVYRERKGSALGVFMVGPPVGSGIAPLIVVPIAMSLEWRYAFLGLSALSLAIGIALAFAVKGEVSKPSRVTFSIPRNVFLLSAANFIVLAAFFGLLTFLVSFLVNSGVSLETASLLFSLLSVIGIAGSLFGGGLYDRIGRRSIAVVFGLNALLTLILALTASLWVIIPLGLAFYSVGAIVTAYTSEKATGENLGSVMGFVNMVGFFGATVGPYLVGLLIDGFGYEKAFLSIPAMYLLAWGIIRVEEKLEKKEISRT, from the coding sequence ATGCGGAAAAGGCTCCTTGCCCTTATAAGCCTCGGCTGGGTCTTCAACTACGCCCACAGGATGGCAATCCCTCCCCTCATTCCAATGATAAAGGCAGAGCTGGGGATAAACAACGCCGAGGCCGGGCTTTTGATGACGGCCCTGCTTTTACCCTACGCGCTCATACAGGTTCCAGCCGGGTACATCGGTGACCGCTTTGGGCGGAAGAGGCTCCTTGTCCTCAGCATAATCGGCTACTCGCTCTCATCCGCCCTCATAATCTTTGCCCGCGAGTACTGGGAACTGCTCGCGGTTCGGGCACTGTACGGCCTCTTCTCCGGCCTCTACTATGCCCCGGCGACGGCGCTGATAAGCGAGGTCTACCGCGAGAGGAAGGGCTCCGCGCTGGGCGTCTTCATGGTCGGCCCGCCCGTCGGCAGCGGGATAGCCCCCCTGATAGTCGTTCCCATAGCGATGAGCCTCGAATGGCGCTACGCCTTCCTGGGGCTCTCGGCGCTGAGCCTGGCAATCGGAATAGCCCTTGCCTTCGCCGTTAAGGGGGAGGTCTCAAAACCTTCGAGGGTCACTTTCTCAATCCCCCGGAACGTTTTTCTGCTCAGCGCGGCGAACTTCATAGTCCTGGCGGCTTTCTTCGGCCTCCTCACGTTCCTGGTATCTTTCCTTGTGAACTCGGGCGTCTCCCTTGAAACCGCGTCCCTGCTGTTCTCCCTTCTCTCGGTTATCGGAATCGCAGGTTCCCTCTTCGGCGGCGGCCTCTACGACAGAATAGGGAGGAGGAGCATAGCGGTGGTCTTCGGTCTCAACGCCCTCCTCACACTGATTCTTGCCCTAACGGCTTCCCTCTGGGTGATAATTCCCCTGGGGCTGGCGTTCTATTCGGTCGGCGCCATAGTCACCGCATACACATCGGAAAAGGCCACCGGGGAGAACCTCGGCTCGGTCATGGGCTTCGTCAACATGGTCGGGTTCTTTGGTGCAACCGTCGGTCCGTACCTCGTTGGGCTCCTCATTGACGGCTTCGGCTATGAGAAGGCGTTTCTCTCAATACCCGCCATGTACCTGCTGGCGTGGGGGATAATTCGGGTGGAAGAAAAGCTGGAAAAGAAGGAAATCAGCCGTACATGA
- a CDS encoding serine/threonine-protein kinase RIO2, with translation MVSKLLALEAYPNLRDLDFRVLRGVELNMRHHRWVPLEDIARFARVDVETASFRLGKLDDLSLVRRRSDIGYIGYQLTIHGYDVLAIRALAKKGVVEAISTAQAGVGKDADVYVGITPSGEKVAVKFNRIGGRTASRKAAYHGHVFQDKRHTSWLYVSRLIAKKEYEALTLLSPIARVPRPIAWNRHAVVMEFIEGTELAELRDTDLSREEAGEILEAVLDEYLKIVRFGIVHSDMSEFNVVLTHDGGVFIIDWAQYVTTARPESYELLKRDITVLLNAFRRRWRVEKRFEDVWQDFEKAWLESRGEG, from the coding sequence ATGGTGAGCAAGCTGCTGGCACTCGAAGCCTATCCCAACCTGCGGGATTTAGACTTCAGGGTACTCAGAGGGGTAGAGCTGAACATGCGGCACCACAGGTGGGTTCCCCTGGAGGACATAGCCAGGTTCGCAAGGGTTGACGTGGAAACCGCATCATTCAGGCTTGGCAAGCTCGACGACCTCTCCCTCGTCAGAAGGAGGAGCGATATAGGATACATCGGCTACCAGCTCACGATACACGGCTACGACGTTCTGGCGATAAGGGCGCTCGCGAAGAAAGGCGTTGTGGAGGCCATAAGCACCGCCCAGGCAGGCGTGGGGAAGGACGCCGATGTGTACGTCGGGATAACACCCTCGGGAGAGAAGGTGGCGGTCAAGTTCAACCGCATAGGCGGCAGAACCGCCTCAAGAAAAGCGGCCTATCACGGGCACGTATTCCAGGACAAAAGACACACGAGCTGGCTCTACGTTTCGAGGCTCATCGCAAAGAAAGAGTACGAGGCACTGACCCTGCTGAGCCCGATAGCCAGGGTGCCGAGGCCGATAGCGTGGAACCGACACGCCGTCGTCATGGAGTTCATAGAGGGAACCGAGCTGGCCGAGCTTCGCGACACAGACCTATCCAGGGAGGAAGCGGGGGAGATACTTGAGGCCGTCCTGGATGAGTACCTTAAGATAGTCCGCTTCGGCATCGTTCACTCGGACATGAGCGAGTTCAACGTGGTTCTGACCCACGACGGAGGCGTTTTCATAATCGACTGGGCCCAGTACGTCACGACCGCCCGTCCGGAGAGTTACGAGCTTCTCAAAAGAGACATAACCGTGCTCCTCAACGCATTCCGGAGACGGTGGCGCGTGGAGAAGAGGTTTGAGGATGTCTGGCAGGATTTTGAGAAGGCCTGGCTTGAGAGCCGGGGTGAGGGATGA
- a CDS encoding radical SAM protein — protein sequence MKIRVSYGTAIAMGLIKARMLARPTTAYLMTYHDGRCRNNCAFCPQARGSGADLKRLSRITWPAFDVEEVIERLPAGGFARICLQTVDYPGLVSDVVELLDLFQPLGLPVSVSITPVDRGTLVEFKSRGVDYIGVGLDVASERLYPEIKDSLYSWDDMWRFTKDVIDVFGNGKALVHLIIGLGETDREAVEAIGRAYSMGAWVSLFAFTPIRGTRLENAKPPSLARYRRIQVAHYLIKEGLAAPEDFEFDEKGFLVRFGIDVDELASVIPPEIFATHGCPGCNRPYYNERPKKEPYNFPESPGRDYVRRVLDSIL from the coding sequence ATGAAGATTAGGGTCTCCTACGGAACCGCCATAGCGATGGGGCTGATAAAGGCCCGGATGCTGGCCAGACCAACCACCGCGTACCTCATGACTTATCACGACGGCCGCTGCCGCAACAACTGCGCCTTCTGTCCCCAGGCTAGGGGAAGCGGGGCGGACCTCAAGAGGCTGTCGCGCATAACCTGGCCTGCCTTTGATGTGGAAGAAGTCATTGAACGCCTTCCAGCGGGCGGTTTTGCGAGGATATGCCTCCAGACGGTTGACTATCCTGGCCTGGTCTCCGACGTCGTCGAACTCCTCGACCTCTTCCAGCCGCTGGGCCTTCCGGTCTCGGTCTCGATAACCCCCGTGGACAGGGGCACTCTTGTGGAGTTCAAATCAAGGGGGGTTGACTACATCGGCGTTGGCCTCGACGTGGCCAGCGAGAGGCTCTATCCGGAGATAAAGGACTCCCTCTACTCCTGGGACGACATGTGGCGCTTCACGAAAGACGTCATCGACGTCTTTGGCAATGGAAAGGCCCTCGTGCACCTGATAATCGGCCTCGGAGAGACGGATAGGGAGGCCGTGGAGGCCATTGGGCGGGCGTATTCGATGGGTGCCTGGGTTTCCCTCTTCGCCTTCACGCCCATAAGGGGAACCCGCCTTGAGAACGCGAAGCCCCCGAGCCTTGCCAGGTACAGGAGAATCCAGGTGGCCCACTATCTCATAAAGGAGGGGCTCGCCGCGCCGGAGGATTTCGAGTTCGATGAGAAAGGCTTCCTCGTCAGGTTTGGAATCGATGTTGATGAGCTTGCCTCGGTGATTCCGCCCGAGATATTCGCCACCCACGGCTGTCCAGGCTGCAACAGGCCGTACTACAACGAAAGGCCAAAGAAAGAACCCTACAACTTCCCCGAAAGTCCTGGGAGGGACTACGTGAGGCGCGTTCTTGACTCTATCCTGTGA
- a CDS encoding MFS transporter, which yields MDRALRDIWLLNFSTFFFFLGISVVNPIISPFAITLNATPFLVGLVAGVASVVSLFSKPIGGLIGDRGYRFQAMMAGNVLGMLAGLLYITSALLGNLWIFAFARAIHGFSMGIFFPSSLSTAVDLAPEGRVGETLGWRGMMFSLGNIIGPALGGYLSDLLGFVGAFSFTVAFSLVGLALVVPVWLDGRRAVARRGERHGDVSYSELLRSYFVAASLALFFFSFSYAGVITYLPALYKVLGMSQSLFGFYMMVIGISSFVMRLVGGKSADRMGPIPVIRAGMLLVILGYIVLILYRLPPRSYVSAFIIGAGFGLSVPAMQLMALGNLPQKIRTMGSSVYTMFFDLGMLGGQVTLGYVAGIRGYAGVFPLLPFIAAASLIIVHAPLILGGRKK from the coding sequence ATCGACAGAGCGCTCCGGGACATCTGGCTCCTCAATTTCTCGACCTTCTTTTTCTTCCTGGGAATAAGCGTAGTCAACCCCATAATATCGCCCTTCGCGATAACCCTCAACGCCACCCCCTTTCTCGTTGGCCTGGTCGCAGGGGTTGCCTCCGTCGTCTCGCTGTTCTCAAAGCCCATAGGCGGCCTCATCGGCGACAGGGGCTACAGGTTCCAGGCCATGATGGCCGGCAACGTCCTGGGAATGCTGGCCGGGCTCCTTTACATAACCTCTGCGCTCCTTGGAAACCTGTGGATATTCGCTTTCGCCAGGGCGATTCACGGCTTCTCCATGGGGATATTCTTTCCTTCAAGTTTATCCACGGCCGTTGACCTCGCACCTGAGGGACGCGTCGGCGAGACGCTGGGCTGGAGGGGCATGATGTTCTCCCTCGGCAACATAATCGGCCCGGCCCTTGGCGGCTACCTCTCCGACCTCCTCGGCTTTGTGGGAGCCTTCTCCTTCACGGTGGCGTTCTCCCTCGTTGGCCTCGCCCTCGTGGTCCCGGTCTGGCTCGATGGCAGAAGGGCCGTTGCCAGGAGGGGGGAGAGGCACGGGGACGTCAGCTACTCGGAGCTCCTCAGGAGCTATTTCGTTGCCGCATCGCTGGCGCTGTTCTTCTTCTCCTTCTCCTACGCCGGCGTCATAACTTACCTCCCCGCGCTCTACAAGGTACTGGGCATGTCCCAGAGCCTGTTCGGCTTCTACATGATGGTCATCGGGATATCGAGCTTCGTAATGAGGCTCGTTGGCGGCAAGAGTGCCGACAGGATGGGCCCGATTCCGGTCATAAGGGCGGGCATGCTCCTCGTTATCCTCGGCTACATAGTGCTGATCCTTTACAGGCTCCCGCCCCGCTCCTACGTCAGTGCATTCATCATCGGGGCCGGCTTCGGCCTCTCCGTTCCCGCGATGCAGTTAATGGCCCTTGGAAACCTTCCTCAGAAGATAAGGACGATGGGTTCGAGCGTCTACACGATGTTCTTTGACCTCGGAATGCTCGGCGGTCAGGTGACCCTCGGCTACGTCGCCGGCATCAGGGGCTACGCCGGGGTCTTCCCGCTGCTCCCGTTCATAGCGGCCGCATCACTTATAATAGTCCACGCACCCCTCATACTGGGAGGTAGGAAAAAATGA
- a CDS encoding isoaspartyl peptidase/L-asparaginase family protein, whose amino-acid sequence MVAIIVHGGAGTIRNEERIPKVIEGVREAVLAGWRELKRGSALDAVEEAVKALEDNPLFNAGTGSVLTLDGKVEMDAAIMRGRTLEAGAVAGIWGVRNPISVARKVMEKTDHVLLNGEGAVKFARLMGFEEYSPVTDERLKQWEELRKKLVESGETKHWKKLNELIKEYPEVLRSTVGAVAFDGEEVVAGTSTGGVFLKMFGRVGDTPIIGGGTYANEVAGASCTGLGEVAIKLALAKSATDFVRLGMDAQAASDAAISLATRYFGADTMGIIMVDAKGNVGFAKNTKHMSHAFMKEGMDEPVAGV is encoded by the coding sequence ATGGTTGCGATAATAGTTCACGGCGGTGCCGGCACGATAAGGAATGAGGAGCGCATTCCAAAGGTCATCGAGGGCGTTAGGGAGGCTGTTCTGGCCGGCTGGCGCGAACTCAAGAGAGGCTCGGCTTTAGACGCTGTTGAGGAAGCCGTCAAAGCCCTTGAGGACAATCCTCTCTTCAACGCGGGCACCGGAAGCGTCCTCACCCTCGACGGCAAGGTCGAGATGGACGCGGCAATAATGCGCGGAAGAACCCTCGAAGCCGGCGCCGTTGCAGGGATATGGGGTGTTAGGAATCCCATAAGCGTCGCGAGGAAGGTGATGGAGAAGACCGACCACGTGCTCCTCAACGGCGAGGGCGCGGTTAAGTTCGCCCGGCTCATGGGCTTCGAGGAGTACAGCCCGGTGACCGACGAAAGGCTGAAGCAGTGGGAGGAGCTGAGGAAAAAGCTCGTTGAAAGCGGAGAAACTAAGCACTGGAAGAAGCTCAACGAGCTGATCAAGGAGTATCCCGAAGTCCTTAGGAGCACGGTCGGGGCGGTCGCCTTCGACGGCGAGGAGGTCGTTGCCGGAACGTCCACCGGCGGGGTGTTCCTCAAGATGTTCGGCCGCGTTGGTGATACTCCAATAATCGGAGGGGGAACCTACGCCAACGAAGTTGCCGGGGCTTCCTGCACGGGACTCGGCGAGGTGGCGATAAAGCTCGCCCTGGCCAAGAGCGCCACCGACTTCGTCAGGCTTGGAATGGACGCCCAGGCTGCGAGCGATGCAGCCATAAGCCTCGCAACGCGCTACTTCGGCGCCGATACGATGGGCATAATAATGGTTGATGCCAAGGGCAACGTGGGCTTCGCGAAGAATACGAAGCACATGAGCCACGCCTTCATGAAGGAGGGGATGGACGAACCCGTAGCGGGGGTTTGA
- a CDS encoding phosphate uptake regulator PhoU yields MEFRKIQFTGRSSYIISLPKKWVREHGLAQGDVVPLLINPDGSITIFPKEPREVSEKRILDISKEYSPDMAVRLVISAYIQGYDVLEIHLVEEMPIYKVKIRKVLQSLPGVEIILDEPQRIVAKSLLDEEEVNLAELLNRIRSLIISMLGDLELLIQNPGDGEILRDINDLENELDRFYFLIIRAVNRLLSKRGVTEESGIIRRTFDLLGILFIVRNIERIGDHITRIAENPSEINVPYLKEKFSQMMAQIEERDLGKIDRLMLELKGEIRSIDYRQSIALESYRRILEYLENIGETIINMALS; encoded by the coding sequence ATGGAGTTCAGGAAGATACAATTTACGGGCAGGAGTTCATACATAATATCCCTCCCCAAAAAGTGGGTCCGGGAGCACGGACTTGCGCAGGGCGATGTCGTTCCGCTCCTCATAAACCCGGATGGGAGCATAACCATATTCCCCAAGGAGCCGAGGGAGGTTAGTGAGAAGAGGATTCTGGACATCTCGAAGGAGTATTCCCCGGACATGGCGGTCAGGCTCGTCATCTCTGCCTACATTCAGGGCTACGACGTCCTTGAGATTCACCTCGTTGAAGAGATGCCAATATACAAGGTCAAGATAAGGAAGGTCCTCCAGAGTCTTCCCGGGGTCGAGATAATACTCGACGAGCCCCAGAGGATAGTCGCCAAGAGTCTCCTCGACGAGGAGGAGGTGAACCTCGCGGAACTCCTCAACAGGATCCGCTCGCTCATCATCTCGATGCTCGGAGACCTTGAGCTGCTCATTCAAAACCCTGGGGACGGCGAGATTCTGCGCGACATAAACGACCTGGAGAACGAGCTGGACAGGTTCTACTTCCTCATAATCCGTGCCGTCAACCGGCTTTTGAGCAAACGCGGCGTTACAGAGGAGAGCGGCATAATCAGGAGAACATTCGACCTGCTCGGTATACTCTTCATAGTCCGGAACATCGAGCGCATAGGGGATCACATAACTCGGATAGCCGAGAACCCCAGCGAGATAAACGTGCCGTACCTCAAGGAAAAGTTCAGCCAGATGATGGCCCAGATAGAGGAGAGGGACCTGGGCAAGATAGACAGGCTCATGCTTGAGTTGAAGGGCGAGATACGCTCCATCGATTACCGTCAGTCAATAGCCCTTGAAAGCTACCGCAGGATTCTGGAGTACCTTGAGAATATCGGCGAGACGATAATCAACATGGCCCTTAGCTGA
- a CDS encoding MFS transporter, with amino-acid sequence MFQDYGRDAKILIAANAAGQLFLQFSIFIMPFYLTVLGYDMTAMGTFFSIQTFTGGLFFLIAGQVSLRLGYRRTLIISALLGLAGRLLQVAAINDYVLALGFFLVGANMGLRQPNFTALLSEEVGEKRRHHAFSISFGLGTIFNALGVLIAGFAPGFFVGLGLTEGIAYRLVISLALLQFALVIPALLMIRDVPVRNPRINWNRELVVKILKFSLPSALIGFGAGITIPYMSLYFKLQFGQTLAAISGIFFFQQLAMGLGSFGLPKLVHRIGPVKVITSFQSIAAFLFAIFPSIETFLLAALLYVVRSILMNIVWPINDSFMMGFFSTEEKATAAGIRRAFSTFMRGGGNYVGGLLFGMSLSYPFYATALLYVIATAIFYAFFIKHNE; translated from the coding sequence ATGTTCCAGGACTACGGCAGGGACGCAAAGATACTCATAGCGGCCAACGCGGCGGGTCAGCTGTTCCTCCAGTTCTCAATATTCATAATGCCGTTCTATCTGACGGTTTTAGGCTACGATATGACGGCGATGGGAACGTTCTTCTCGATACAGACGTTCACGGGGGGACTCTTCTTCCTGATAGCGGGTCAGGTCTCACTGAGGCTTGGTTACCGGAGAACCCTCATCATCTCGGCCCTCCTCGGGCTCGCCGGAAGGCTCCTCCAGGTGGCGGCGATAAACGACTACGTACTGGCTCTAGGCTTCTTCCTGGTCGGCGCGAACATGGGTCTGAGACAGCCGAACTTTACTGCCCTGCTCAGCGAGGAGGTCGGCGAGAAGAGGCGCCATCATGCGTTCTCGATAAGCTTTGGCCTGGGGACTATCTTCAACGCCCTGGGAGTCCTCATAGCCGGCTTTGCCCCGGGCTTTTTCGTGGGGCTCGGGCTGACGGAGGGAATAGCCTACAGGCTGGTCATCTCGCTGGCGCTCCTCCAGTTCGCCCTCGTGATTCCGGCGCTGCTGATGATACGGGACGTTCCCGTGAGGAACCCGAGGATAAACTGGAACCGCGAGCTGGTCGTCAAGATACTCAAGTTCTCCCTCCCGAGCGCGCTGATAGGCTTTGGCGCGGGAATAACCATACCCTACATGAGCCTCTACTTCAAGCTCCAGTTCGGACAGACACTGGCGGCCATAAGCGGGATATTCTTCTTCCAGCAGTTAGCTATGGGCCTCGGTTCCTTCGGCCTTCCAAAGCTGGTTCACAGGATAGGGCCGGTGAAGGTGATAACTTCCTTCCAGAGCATAGCGGCCTTTCTCTTCGCGATATTCCCCTCGATAGAGACGTTTCTGCTGGCGGCACTGCTCTACGTCGTCCGCTCCATCCTCATGAACATAGTCTGGCCCATAAACGACTCCTTCATGATGGGCTTCTTCTCGACCGAGGAGAAGGCCACCGCGGCGGGGATAAGGAGGGCCTTCTCGACCTTCATGCGCGGCGGAGGGAACTACGTCGGCGGCCTGCTCTTCGGCATGTCACTGAGCTATCCGTTCTACGCGACTGCTCTGCTGTACGTCATAGCAACGGCGATATTCTACGCCTTCTTCATAAAGCACAACGAGTGA
- a CDS encoding indolepyruvate oxidoreductase subunit beta: MEFNLIITGVGGQGGLTLSRIVGNAAMHEGYNVRIGETLGMSQRYGSVLSYLRFGEEVYSPLIEEGKANLMLALEPAEALRNARFLGKDSHAVVNAYPIHTATTLVGKEKYPGLDEIEAALGRICPVYMMDFQREADGINPRTLGVLMLGYAHGKGLVPLKKESLQEGIRLTLREKLWEINFRALERGIELAKG; encoded by the coding sequence ATGGAGTTCAACCTCATAATCACGGGAGTCGGCGGCCAGGGCGGATTGACGCTTTCGAGGATCGTTGGGAACGCCGCCATGCACGAGGGCTACAACGTCAGGATAGGTGAAACCCTTGGAATGAGCCAGCGCTACGGCAGCGTTCTGAGCTACCTCCGCTTTGGTGAGGAGGTCTACTCACCCCTAATCGAGGAAGGAAAGGCAAACCTCATGCTCGCCCTTGAACCCGCCGAGGCGCTGAGGAACGCGCGCTTTCTGGGAAAGGACAGCCACGCGGTGGTCAACGCCTACCCGATCCACACGGCAACGACCCTCGTCGGGAAGGAGAAATACCCGGGGCTGGACGAAATAGAGGCCGCCTTGGGAAGAATCTGCCCGGTGTACATGATGGACTTCCAGCGCGAGGCCGATGGGATAAACCCAAGAACCCTCGGCGTCCTGATGCTCGGCTACGCCCACGGGAAGGGCCTCGTGCCCCTCAAAAAGGAGTCCCTCCAGGAGGGAATAAGGCTCACCCTTCGCGAAAAGCTCTGGGAGATCAACTTCAGGGCCCTTGAGCGGGGAATCGAGCTCGCTAAGGGCTGA
- a CDS encoding class I SAM-dependent methyltransferase, with translation MGFEKYYEAFPAYTDVYSEEYRKRIEALEPLLMKHMPARGRVLDLACGTGGFSFLLEDLGFNVVALDNSDVMLSRAREFAKDKRSKVEFVKGDARKLPFEENSFDYVVFIDSLVHFEPMDLNSTFKEVARVLKPSGRFILQFTDLRALLPVLMNGQIVGAEYWISRVLPDADEKTVVLEFQSEKDNFRVRFNVWGKTAVELLAKLYFRQLHSERMNEHSYFQVYAPKKG, from the coding sequence ATGGGCTTCGAAAAGTACTACGAGGCGTTTCCGGCGTACACTGACGTGTACTCTGAGGAGTACAGAAAGCGTATTGAAGCACTGGAGCCGCTCCTGATGAAGCACATGCCGGCTAGAGGAAGGGTTCTCGACCTGGCCTGCGGAACTGGGGGGTTCTCATTCCTCCTTGAAGACCTGGGGTTCAACGTCGTTGCCCTCGACAACAGCGACGTCATGCTCTCCCGGGCAAGGGAATTCGCAAAGGACAAGAGGTCAAAGGTTGAGTTCGTGAAGGGCGACGCCAGAAAACTGCCCTTTGAGGAGAACAGCTTCGACTACGTGGTTTTCATAGACAGCCTCGTCCACTTCGAGCCGATGGATTTAAATTCAACGTTCAAAGAGGTCGCGAGGGTTCTCAAGCCCAGCGGGAGGTTCATCCTGCAGTTCACAGACCTGAGGGCCCTTTTACCAGTTCTCATGAACGGGCAGATAGTGGGCGCTGAATATTGGATCAGCAGGGTTCTGCCGGACGCCGACGAAAAGACAGTGGTTCTGGAGTTCCAGAGCGAAAAGGATAACTTCCGCGTCAGATTCAACGTATGGGGAAAGACCGCGGTGGAACTGCTGGCAAAGCTGTACTTCAGACAGCTCCACAGTGAGAGGATGAACGAACACAGCTACTTCCAGGTTTACGCGCCGAAAAAAGGATAA
- the lysS gene encoding lysine--tRNA ligase, protein MVHWADYMAEKIIRERGDRDEYVVESGITPSGYVHIGNFREFFTAYIVGHALRDRGKKVRHIHMWDDYDRFRKVPKNVPPEWKEHLTRPVREVPDPWGCHDSYAEHFMAIFEEEVSKLGIEVDFLHAYELYKSGEYAEEIKLALAKREEIKAILDKYRERAKQPPLEEDWQPVMVYCPKCRKEAEFVSWDGEWKVSYKCPHCGSEGETDIRDGNVKLRWRVDWPMRWAHFKVDFEPAGKDHLAAGGSYDTGREIVEKVFGWPSPIDLMYEFVGIKGQKGKMSGSKGNVILLSDLYEVLEPGIIRFIYAKARPNKELKIDLGLGLLNLYDEFDKVERIYFGLERAKNPEEEEELKRTYELSMPKVPDRLTAQAPFRFLVTLVQMPHLDEGGIIRVLQEQGHVPRELGEDDVERIRLRIRLARNWVEKYAPDNVKFSILAEPPEIELRPEIRGAMLEVAEWLSSREGFTVEELNNALFDIAKKREIPSKEWFKALYNVFIGKDRGPRLASFLASLDRDFVIKRLRLEG, encoded by the coding sequence ATGGTTCATTGGGCAGACTACATGGCTGAAAAGATTATCCGGGAGCGCGGCGACAGGGATGAATACGTTGTGGAGAGCGGAATAACCCCGAGCGGGTACGTTCATATAGGGAACTTCAGGGAGTTCTTCACGGCCTATATAGTCGGCCATGCCCTCAGGGACAGGGGGAAGAAGGTTCGCCACATCCACATGTGGGACGACTACGACCGCTTTAGGAAGGTGCCGAAGAACGTCCCGCCCGAGTGGAAGGAGCACCTCACGAGGCCGGTTAGGGAGGTTCCGGACCCGTGGGGCTGCCACGACAGCTACGCGGAGCACTTCATGGCCATATTCGAAGAGGAAGTGTCGAAGCTCGGCATAGAGGTGGACTTCCTCCACGCCTACGAGCTGTACAAGTCCGGTGAGTACGCCGAGGAGATAAAGCTCGCCCTGGCCAAGCGCGAGGAGATAAAGGCCATACTCGACAAGTACCGCGAGAGGGCCAAGCAGCCGCCCCTTGAGGAGGACTGGCAGCCGGTTATGGTTTACTGTCCAAAGTGCAGGAAGGAGGCGGAGTTCGTTTCGTGGGACGGCGAGTGGAAGGTCTCCTACAAGTGCCCCCACTGCGGTAGTGAGGGCGAGACGGACATAAGGGACGGCAACGTTAAGCTCCGGTGGAGAGTCGACTGGCCGATGCGCTGGGCGCACTTCAAGGTGGACTTCGAGCCGGCCGGAAAGGACCACCTCGCCGCGGGCGGATCGTACGACACCGGCAGAGAGATAGTTGAGAAAGTTTTCGGATGGCCTTCACCCATAGACCTGATGTACGAATTCGTCGGAATCAAGGGGCAGAAGGGCAAGATGTCCGGCAGCAAGGGCAACGTTATACTCCTCAGCGACCTCTACGAGGTGCTTGAGCCGGGAATAATCCGCTTCATCTACGCAAAGGCGAGGCCGAACAAAGAGCTTAAGATCGACCTCGGCCTGGGACTGCTCAACCTCTACGACGAGTTCGACAAGGTGGAGCGCATCTACTTCGGCCTTGAGCGGGCCAAGAACCCTGAGGAGGAAGAAGAACTTAAGAGGACCTACGAGCTCTCGATGCCGAAGGTTCCCGACAGGCTGACCGCGCAGGCACCATTCAGGTTCCTGGTTACGCTCGTCCAGATGCCGCACCTCGACGAGGGGGGCATAATAAGAGTTCTCCAGGAGCAGGGCCACGTTCCGAGGGAGCTCGGCGAGGATGACGTCGAGCGCATAAGGCTCCGCATACGCTTGGCTAGGAACTGGGTTGAGAAGTACGCCCCCGACAACGTGAAGTTCAGCATCCTGGCAGAGCCCCCGGAGATCGAGCTTAGGCCTGAAATCAGGGGGGCCATGCTGGAGGTCGCGGAGTGGCTCAGCTCCCGTGAGGGCTTCACCGTTGAGGAACTCAACAACGCGCTCTTTGATATTGCCAAGAAGCGTGAGATCCCGAGCAAGGAGTGGTTCAAGGCGCTCTACAACGTCTTCATCGGCAAGGACCGCGGTCCAAGGCTCGCGAGCTTCCTGGCTTCCCTCGACAGGGACTTTGTGATAAAGCGCCTCCGCCTGGAGGGCTGA